A section of the Candidatus Eisenbacteria bacterium genome encodes:
- a CDS encoding PEP-CTERM sorting domain-containing protein (PEP-CTERM proteins occur, often in large numbers, in the proteomes of bacteria that also encode an exosortase, a predicted intramembrane cysteine proteinase. The presence of a PEP-CTERM domain at a protein's C-terminus predicts cleavage within the sorting domain, followed by covalent anchoring to some some component of the (usually Gram-negative) cell surface. Many PEP-CTERM proteins exhibit an unusual sequence composition that includes large numbers of potential glycosylation sites. Expression of one such protein has been shown restore the ability of a bacterium to form floc, a type of biofilm.) has product MIRFCVALLMLVLVPTAAMALPTVSVSYALTPLGSDNYRVDYTLENLGEPGGINELLMFFNSSDTPGADYAPLSISEPSGWTHTGLGAVIPPDPGHYAWAIDWFDADPSDPGVLPGSSLGGFSVAFHWSDPQVPPGSQFFEAFGTAPHEGHTVTPEPATLLLLGTGFTLFGLRKKFSSPGGEGETK; this is encoded by the coding sequence ATGATCCGCTTCTGTGTTGCCCTGCTGATGCTCGTCCTGGTGCCGACGGCGGCGATGGCGCTGCCGACGGTGTCCGTGAGCTACGCGCTCACGCCGCTCGGCTCGGACAACTACCGCGTGGACTACACCCTGGAGAACCTGGGTGAGCCCGGCGGTATCAACGAGCTGCTCATGTTCTTCAACTCCTCCGACACGCCCGGGGCGGACTACGCCCCGCTGTCCATCTCGGAACCCTCCGGTTGGACCCACACCGGCCTGGGTGCGGTGATTCCGCCGGACCCGGGGCACTACGCGTGGGCCATCGACTGGTTCGACGCCGACCCGTCCGACCCCGGCGTGCTTCCCGGCTCCTCGCTGGGCGGCTTCTCGGTGGCCTTCCACTGGTCCGACCCGCAGGTGCCGCCGGGTTCCCAGTTCTTCGAGGCGTTCGGCACGGCGCCCCACGAGGGCCACACCGTGACCCCGGAACCGGCGACGCTGCTGCTGCTGGGCACCGGCTTCACGCTGTTCGGCCTGCGCAAGAAGTTTTCCAGCCCGGGTGGTGAGGGGGAGACCAAGTGA
- the lysS gene encoding lysine--tRNA ligase: MALNEVLRSRHEKLERLKALGVEPYPYRYEPTHHAEDILSGAAQFEAHPEEVVRVAGRLVAHRGHGKAGFGHVLDETGRIQVYARQDILGEDGYLLWKELDLGDFLGVEGPVFRTKTGEITVQARQLTFLAKSMRPLPEKFHGLKDVEVRSRQRYVDLVANPEVRAVFRSRSRIVSSMRRFLEGRRFLEVETPILQPIYGGAFARPFVTRHNALDMELYMRISFELYLKRLLVGGFERVFEIGRDFRNEGVDRSHNPEFTQMEAYQAYADYHDMMDLTEAMVAAIATEVFGGTQLPYGGDTLSWAAPWPRLRLFELLRDHAGADLSGGDARAALDACRRNGITPGADWDYGRAVDELFSERVQPRLVQPCFVLDYPRDLSPLAKEKRGAPHLVERFEAFAGGMELANSFSEQNSPLAQQQAFRRQAELREAGNLEAQPEDRDFLRALEYGMPPAGGLGVGVDRLCMLLTDQHTIREVLLFPHLRPERDLDEEEGAGGEGPGEGAGAGPRDGSGAGPRDASGGGPRGGSGGTE, from the coding sequence ATCGCTCTCAATGAAGTCCTGCGCTCACGGCACGAGAAGCTGGAGCGGCTGAAGGCTCTCGGCGTGGAGCCCTATCCCTACAGGTACGAGCCCACGCACCACGCGGAGGACATCCTCTCCGGGGCCGCGCAGTTCGAGGCGCACCCGGAGGAGGTGGTGCGGGTGGCCGGACGGCTGGTTGCGCACCGGGGGCACGGCAAGGCGGGCTTCGGGCACGTGCTGGACGAGACCGGGAGAATCCAGGTCTACGCCAGGCAGGACATCCTGGGCGAGGACGGCTACCTGCTGTGGAAGGAACTGGACCTGGGGGACTTCCTCGGCGTGGAGGGGCCGGTGTTCCGCACCAAGACCGGCGAGATCACGGTGCAGGCGCGGCAGCTCACGTTCCTGGCCAAGTCCATGCGCCCGTTGCCCGAGAAGTTCCACGGGCTCAAGGACGTCGAAGTGCGCTCCCGGCAGCGGTACGTGGACCTGGTGGCCAACCCCGAGGTGCGCGCGGTGTTCCGCAGCCGCAGCCGCATCGTCTCGTCCATGCGCCGCTTCCTCGAGGGACGCCGCTTCCTGGAGGTGGAGACCCCGATCTTACAACCCATCTACGGCGGGGCGTTCGCCAGGCCGTTCGTCACCCGGCACAACGCGCTGGACATGGAGTTGTACATGCGGATCTCGTTCGAGCTCTACCTCAAGCGGCTGCTCGTGGGCGGGTTCGAGCGGGTGTTCGAGATCGGGCGCGACTTCCGCAACGAGGGCGTGGATCGCTCGCACAACCCCGAGTTCACGCAGATGGAGGCCTACCAGGCCTACGCCGACTACCACGACATGATGGATCTCACCGAGGCCATGGTGGCCGCCATCGCCACCGAGGTGTTCGGCGGCACGCAGCTGCCCTACGGTGGGGACACACTGAGCTGGGCGGCGCCCTGGCCGCGGCTGCGGCTCTTCGAGCTGCTGCGGGACCACGCCGGCGCGGACCTCTCGGGCGGGGACGCGCGCGCCGCGCTCGACGCCTGCCGCCGCAACGGCATCACCCCCGGCGCCGACTGGGACTACGGCCGCGCCGTGGACGAGCTGTTCAGCGAGCGGGTGCAGCCTCGCCTGGTCCAGCCCTGCTTCGTGCTGGACTACCCCAGGGATCTCTCGCCCCTGGCCAAGGAGAAGCGCGGCGCCCCGCACCTGGTGGAGCGCTTCGAGGCGTTCGCCGGCGGCATGGAGCTGGCTAACAGCTTCTCGGAACAGAACAGCCCGCTGGCGCAGCAGCAGGCCTTCCGCCGCCAGGCCGAGCTGCGCGAGGCCGGCAACCTGGAGGCGCAGCCCGAGGACCGCGACTTCCTGCGCGCCCTGGAGTACGGCATGCCGCCCGCGGGCGGGTTGGGGGTCGGGGTGGACCGGTTGTGCATGCTGCTGACCGACCAGCACACCATCCGCGAAGTGCTGCTGTTCCCGCACCTGCGCCCCGAGCGCGACCTGGACGAGGAGGAGGGGGCGGGCGGCGAGGGACCCGGCGAGGGGGCTGGCGCCGGGCCTCGGGACGGGTCTGGCGCCGGGCCTCGGGACGCGTCCGGGGGCGGGCCCCGCGGCGGCTCCGGCGGGACGGAGTAG
- a CDS encoding ABC transporter permease yields MTTESFIARRYLRPQGTTAFIGLISVIAAVGVFVGTAALTVVLAVMNGFQAEVETRITGTNAHVVLLPADDRAWSDYAGTLARVRATPGVTGAAPFVYTKALIQCGEIADGLVVKGVDLAQERAVTSLASSLQPPLRAIPDTTPGGLPGIVLGRELADRLRARPGSVVNLYSPRNAARTSLGYAPKARSFRVVALFSSGLYEYDSSLGYLSLRAAQDFFDLPGAVTGLEVRIADLYRAREAGRELAGAVPSEHLRANNWIDLNRNLFVWMRKEKLIMSIILGLIVGVAAVNIVSGLLMVVLEKKRDIGVLKTLGAPPAQVRRIFLLQGLWIGGAGTLAGMGTGLTLCFLQLRFHLVRLPGDVYFLESLPVRVMPLDVLVTAAGAVAVSLLAAWYPAWWASGLKPQDAIRYQ; encoded by the coding sequence TTGACCACCGAGAGCTTCATCGCCCGGCGCTACCTGCGGCCCCAGGGCACCACCGCGTTCATCGGATTGATCAGCGTGATCGCGGCCGTGGGCGTGTTCGTGGGCACCGCCGCGCTGACCGTGGTGCTGGCGGTGATGAACGGGTTCCAGGCCGAGGTCGAGACCCGCATCACCGGGACCAACGCGCACGTGGTGCTGCTGCCCGCCGACGACCGGGCGTGGTCGGACTACGCCGGGACGCTGGCGCGGGTGCGCGCCACGCCGGGCGTGACCGGGGCGGCCCCGTTCGTCTACACCAAGGCGCTGATCCAGTGCGGCGAGATCGCCGACGGGCTGGTGGTGAAGGGCGTGGACCTGGCGCAGGAGCGGGCGGTCACCTCGCTCGCCTCCAGCCTGCAGCCGCCGCTGCGCGCGATCCCCGACACCACCCCGGGCGGGCTGCCGGGCATCGTGCTGGGACGCGAGCTGGCCGACCGGCTGCGCGCGCGCCCGGGCTCGGTGGTGAACCTGTACTCGCCGCGCAACGCCGCGCGCACCTCCCTCGGATACGCGCCCAAGGCGCGCTCCTTCCGGGTGGTGGCGCTGTTTTCGAGCGGCCTGTACGAGTACGACTCGAGCCTGGGCTACCTGTCGCTGCGCGCGGCCCAGGACTTCTTCGACCTGCCCGGCGCCGTGACCGGACTGGAAGTGCGCATCGCGGATCTGTACCGCGCCCGCGAGGCGGGCCGCGAGCTGGCGGGTGCCGTGCCCTCCGAGCACCTGCGCGCCAACAACTGGATCGACCTCAACCGGAACCTCTTCGTGTGGATGCGCAAGGAGAAGCTGATCATGTCCATCATCCTCGGGTTGATCGTGGGGGTGGCGGCCGTGAACATCGTCTCCGGGCTGTTGATGGTGGTGCTGGAGAAGAAGCGCGACATCGGCGTGCTCAAGACCCTGGGGGCGCCGCCCGCGCAGGTGCGCCGCATCTTCCTGCTGCAGGGCCTGTGGATCGGCGGAGCGGGCACCCTGGCCGGCATGGGCACGGGGCTCACGCTGTGCTTCCTGCAGCTGCGCTTCCACCTGGTGCGGCTGCCCGGCGACGTGTACTTCCTGGAATCGCTGCCGGTGCGCGTCATGCCCCTGGACGTGCTCGTGACCGCCGCGGGCGCGGTGGCCGTGAGCCTGCTGGCCGCGTGGTATCCCGCCTGGTGGGCGTCGGGGCTCAAGCCCCAGGACGCCATCCGCTACCAATGA
- a CDS encoding ABC transporter ATP-binding protein, with amino-acid sequence MNPGAVPAPALEALGVTKVYRSGGQELPVLRGVDLVLMPGEWVSLVGASGTGKSTLLRILGTLEAPSGGEVRLDGVAVTGQSEAALARLRREKVGFVFQFHNLLGEFTALENVMMPALLAGVAPREARERAAALLEAVALSERSGHRPGELSGGEQQRVAVARALVNEPGVVLADEPTGNLDPARAGEVEELLAGLTLGRGAALLVATHDPRTARKAKRILQLDGGLARDAVSL; translated from the coding sequence ATGAACCCCGGTGCCGTGCCCGCGCCCGCGCTCGAGGCGCTCGGGGTGACCAAGGTCTACCGCTCGGGGGGGCAGGAACTCCCGGTGCTCCGCGGTGTGGACCTGGTGCTGATGCCGGGGGAGTGGGTCAGCCTCGTGGGCGCCTCCGGCACCGGGAAGAGCACGCTGCTGCGGATCCTCGGCACGCTCGAGGCCCCCAGCGGCGGCGAGGTGCGCCTCGACGGCGTCGCGGTCACCGGGCAATCCGAAGCCGCCCTCGCGCGTCTGAGGAGGGAGAAGGTGGGCTTCGTGTTCCAGTTCCACAACCTGCTGGGCGAGTTCACCGCGCTGGAAAACGTGATGATGCCCGCGCTGCTCGCCGGCGTGGCGCCGCGCGAGGCGCGCGAGCGGGCCGCGGCGCTGCTGGAGGCGGTGGCACTGTCGGAGCGCTCGGGCCATCGGCCCGGGGAGCTCTCGGGCGGAGAGCAGCAGCGGGTGGCGGTGGCGCGGGCGCTGGTCAACGAGCCGGGGGTGGTCCTGGCCGACGAGCCGACCGGCAATCTGGACCCGGCCCGGGCGGGGGAGGTGGAGGAGCTCCTGGCGGGGCTGACCCTGGGCCGCGGGGCGGCCCTCCTGGTGGCCACCCACGACCCGAGAACGGCACGTAAAGCAAAGAGAATATTACAGTTGGATGGGGGGCTTGCGCGCGACGCCGTCTCCCTTTAG
- a CDS encoding UvrB/UvrC motif-containing protein, whose protein sequence is MQPCQICGKNPASVHFTEIVNGKMSELHLCDTCAHDKGIQPSLGKGKFWISDLIAGMVDETVGAESERVGRVQCSGCGLLYSTFRETGRLGCPECYTSFGAQLRPVLRRIHGATRHIGKAPLRDQGRLQQRMEMASLHDELERAVEREDFEKAAELRDRIRTLETTAAPGKGHEG, encoded by the coding sequence ATGCAACCGTGCCAGATCTGCGGAAAGAACCCGGCCTCGGTGCACTTCACCGAGATCGTGAACGGCAAGATGTCCGAGTTGCACCTGTGCGACACCTGCGCGCACGACAAGGGCATCCAACCATCACTGGGCAAGGGCAAGTTCTGGATCTCCGACCTGATCGCGGGAATGGTGGACGAGACGGTCGGCGCCGAGTCCGAACGCGTCGGCAGGGTACAGTGCTCGGGCTGCGGGCTGCTGTACTCCACGTTCCGGGAGACCGGCAGGCTGGGCTGCCCGGAGTGCTACACCAGCTTCGGCGCGCAGCTCCGGCCGGTGCTGCGCCGCATCCACGGCGCCACGCGGCACATCGGCAAGGCGCCGCTGCGCGACCAGGGCCGGCTGCAGCAGCGCATGGAGATGGCGTCGCTGCACGACGAGCTGGAGCGCGCGGTGGAGCGCGAGGACTTCGAGAAGGCGGCCGAGCTGCGGGACCGCATCCGCACGCTCGAGACGACCGCCGCCCCCGGGAAGGGACACGAGGGATGA